A window of the Helianthus annuus cultivar XRQ/B chromosome 4, HanXRQr2.0-SUNRISE, whole genome shotgun sequence genome harbors these coding sequences:
- the LOC110934785 gene encoding protein LIGHT-DEPENDENT SHORT HYPOCOTYLS 4, translating to MDPYTQNNNNHNHNMSHQDFSSLTTVASGSSNSPAVATTPSRYENQKRRDWNTFCQYLINRHPPLFIQQCSGAHVLEFLCYLDQFGKTKVHTLICPFYGHPNPPAPCPCPLRQAWGSLDALIGRLRAAYEENGGAPEVNPFGATPVKLYLREIRELQSKARGISYEKKKRKRLAPQQDHLN from the coding sequence ATGGATCCATACACACAAAACAATAATAACCACAACCACAACATGAGCCACCAAGACTTCAGCAGCTTGACCACCGTTGCATCTGGCTCAAGTAACTCTCCGGCAGTTGCAACCACCCCGAGCCGCTACGAGAACCAAAAACGCCGTGACTGGAACACCTTCTGTCAGTACCTCATAAACCGCCACCCTCCACTCTTTATACAGCAATGCAGTGGTGCACATGTGCTTGAATTCCTTTGTTACCTGGACCAGTTCGGAAAGACTAAGGTTCACACCTTAATATGTCCGTTTTACGGGCATCCGAACCCACCGGCTCCTTGTCCGTGCCCACTTCGACAAGCTTGGGGCAGTTTGGATGCACTTATAGGCCGGCTTAGAGCTGCATACGAAGAGAACGGTGGGGCTCCGGAAGTTAACCCGTTTGGGGCAACACCAGTGAAGCTTTACCTTCGTGAGATTCGTGAGTTGCAATCGAAAGCAAGAGGGATCAGCTATGAGAAGAAGAAACGGAAACGTTTAGCACCACAACAAGATCACTTGAATTGA